A window of Halobellus sp. LT62 contains these coding sequences:
- a CDS encoding DUF7123 family protein, whose translation MSEFTEEEQRIVAYLRESVSAGERYFRAKNIADAIGLTAKQVGVRLPRLAEKSEDVEIEKWGRARSTTWRVTRS comes from the coding sequence ATGAGCGAGTTCACCGAGGAGGAACAGCGAATCGTCGCGTACCTCCGCGAGAGCGTCTCCGCCGGCGAGCGGTACTTCAGGGCGAAGAACATCGCCGACGCGATCGGGCTGACCGCCAAACAGGTCGGTGTGCGGCTCCCGCGACTCGCAGAGAAGTCCGAGGACGTCGAGATCGAAAAGTGGGGCCGCGCGCGGTCGACGACCTGGCGCGTCACCCGAAGCTAA
- a CDS encoding chemotaxis protein CheD gives MKVYTTDRSDARASAARVKVGVADYAVAEAGSTLVTSGLGSCVGIALADVDAGVAGLAHAMLPAAGAERSSSRGDGESNEGKTNVDGADKGGTDGDTRPSGAKYVDTAIPALVAEMIELGAARPRIEARLAGGSAMFEFTSRAGAVGERNVAAARKTLDRHDIPLVASDVGGEHGRSLSFDAASAELSIRRAHGETQVL, from the coding sequence ATGAAAGTGTACACCACCGATCGATCGGACGCCCGCGCTTCCGCGGCGCGCGTCAAGGTCGGCGTCGCCGACTACGCGGTCGCTGAGGCCGGATCGACGCTCGTGACGAGCGGACTCGGATCCTGCGTCGGGATCGCGCTCGCGGACGTCGACGCCGGCGTGGCCGGACTCGCGCACGCGATGTTACCCGCGGCGGGAGCGGAGCGGTCGTCGTCTCGCGGCGACGGCGAGAGCAACGAAGGAAAAACCAACGTCGACGGGGCCGACAAAGGAGGGACCGACGGTGACACGCGGCCGAGTGGGGCGAAGTACGTCGACACGGCGATCCCGGCGCTCGTAGCGGAGATGATCGAGTTGGGAGCTGCTCGCCCGCGGATCGAAGCCCGACTGGCGGGCGGCAGTGCGATGTTCGAGTTCACCTCCCGCGCCGGTGCCGTGGGCGAACGTAACGTCGCCGCCGCCCGAAAGACGCTCGACCGCCACGACATCCCGCTCGTTGCCAGCGACGTCGGCGGCGAGCACGGCCGCTCGCTCTCGTTCGACGCCGCGAGCGCCGAACTCTCTATTCGGCGGGCCCACGGCGAGACGCAGGTACTCTAA
- a CDS encoding RIO1 family regulatory kinase/ATPase, with protein MELRRLLRGRVEWSRLEAVARDLCDRYDRAEVRVRFLDADNWLSTPMVVDDRWFVKVISRQNSIVHGLFTTGRNLGAFSSGTEGFFEHFETPIEMARHELEATQRMREVGLNAPEPIETFEVDGLGVVVLEYLPDFRTLDELDEETEVDLAPRLFEALRAMHEHDLLHGDLRAENVLILDDEIYFIDATNVREEGASDAKAYDVACALGALEPLIGAKRTVEAALTAYDPDELLTATRFLDFVNIRPDHDFDAALLKGEIEKHASSP; from the coding sequence ATGGAACTCCGCCGTCTCCTGCGCGGCCGCGTCGAGTGGTCGCGACTGGAGGCCGTCGCCCGCGACCTCTGCGATCGGTACGACAGAGCGGAGGTTCGCGTGCGGTTTCTCGACGCCGACAACTGGCTCTCGACGCCGATGGTCGTCGACGACCGGTGGTTCGTGAAGGTCATCTCGCGGCAGAACTCGATCGTTCACGGCCTGTTCACGACCGGGCGGAATCTTGGCGCGTTCTCCTCGGGCACCGAGGGGTTTTTCGAGCACTTCGAGACGCCGATCGAGATGGCGCGTCACGAACTCGAAGCGACCCAACGGATGCGGGAGGTCGGTCTCAACGCGCCCGAACCGATCGAGACGTTCGAGGTCGACGGGCTCGGCGTCGTTGTCTTGGAGTACCTCCCCGACTTTCGGACGCTGGACGAACTCGACGAGGAGACCGAAGTCGACCTCGCACCGCGGCTCTTCGAGGCGCTTAGGGCGATGCACGAGCACGACCTCCTGCACGGTGACCTCCGCGCGGAGAACGTGCTCATCCTCGACGACGAGATCTACTTCATCGACGCGACGAACGTTCGCGAAGAGGGGGCGTCGGACGCCAAGGCATACGACGTCGCCTGCGCGCTCGGCGCGCTCGAACCACTGATCGGCGCGAAGCGAACCGTCGAGGCCGCGCTGACGGCGTACGATCCCGACGAACTGCTCACGGCGACGCGGTTTCTGGACTTCGTCAACATCCGCCCCGACCACGACTTCGACGCCGCCCTGCTCAAAGGCGAGATCGAGAAGCACGCGTCGTCGCCGTAG
- a CDS encoding FlaD/FlaE family flagellar protein: MTIDPDDYDLRERRRIADERRGGHTGERDDADDGADDEAPSARQERSRRRDGHRHDQHPRERPDRRDGNRHGRRDRGPDRGSDSEASRQDMEASRYDTKTPRHDTEASGRDAVERNGQRRRNGRYERGAHGGDADRRRNGRTESARDTVEPRQNAPDDEVSVRPGDRADVSRPRRGDSDHARAHDEVVKADRMARDLGFDEGNRQRNGNSGPGPDSGRMRESLDSAGAVRSRQSRTASDRERLDHTALERARLDRIESTRDSPRRPAPRDRDVNAGRDAPEDVGRFQFDTEIRERPRGRASELLRENQLEQLLVHETAAADRLAKPYLSSLPDAYAAERLVFDWLEFLVLNGGYKRTMDALRYYHTVEWLTEDVEAELQDYLVGFSGEVSSTREYDVDDHHLSLVYIARLASMT; the protein is encoded by the coding sequence ATGACAATCGACCCCGACGATTACGACCTCCGAGAGCGCAGACGTATCGCAGACGAACGACGGGGCGGGCACACGGGCGAGCGGGACGACGCGGACGACGGGGCGGACGACGAAGCACCGTCCGCACGCCAAGAACGCAGCCGACGTCGGGACGGACATCGACACGATCAACACCCTCGGGAGCGGCCCGATCGCCGGGACGGCAACCGCCACGGGCGACGCGACCGCGGACCCGACCGGGGATCCGATTCGGAAGCGTCTAGACAGGATATGGAAGCGTCTAGATACGATACGAAAACGCCCAGACACGACACGGAAGCGTCCGGTCGTGACGCCGTCGAACGGAACGGACAGCGGCGTCGGAACGGTCGCTACGAGAGGGGGGCGCACGGCGGCGATGCCGACCGGCGACGAAACGGTCGCACCGAGTCGGCCCGGGACACCGTCGAACCGCGACAGAACGCCCCCGACGACGAGGTGTCGGTCCGTCCCGGTGATCGGGCCGACGTGAGTCGACCACGGCGGGGCGATTCGGACCACGCACGCGCGCACGACGAGGTCGTGAAGGCCGACCGGATGGCTCGTGACCTCGGGTTCGACGAGGGGAACAGACAGCGCAACGGCAACTCCGGCCCCGGACCCGATTCAGGACGGATGCGCGAGTCGCTCGACAGCGCGGGAGCGGTTCGCTCCCGACAGTCCCGCACCGCGTCGGATCGAGAGAGACTGGATCACACCGCACTGGAACGAGCGCGATTGGATCGCATAGAATCGACACGGGACTCGCCTCGCCGGCCTGCACCACGCGACCGGGACGTGAATGCCGGTCGCGACGCTCCCGAAGACGTCGGCCGCTTCCAGTTCGACACCGAGATTCGCGAGCGACCGCGCGGCCGCGCGAGCGAACTGCTCAGAGAGAACCAGCTCGAACAGCTTCTCGTGCACGAGACCGCCGCCGCCGACAGGCTCGCGAAGCCGTACCTGTCGTCGCTCCCCGACGCGTACGCCGCCGAACGACTCGTCTTCGACTGGCTGGAGTTCCTCGTGCTGAACGGCGGGTACAAGCGCACGATGGACGCGCTCCGATACTACCACACCGTCGAGTGGCTCACCGAGGACGTCGAAGCCGAACTCCAAGATTACCTCGTCGGCTTCTCGGGCGAGGTCTCCTCGACGCGTGAGTACGACGTCGACGACCATCACCTGAGTCTCGTCTACATCGCGCGATTGGCCTCGATGACGTGA
- a CDS encoding archaellin/type IV pilin N-terminal domain-containing protein: MFEDNDADRGQVGIGTLIVFIAMVLVAAIAAGVLVNTAGFLQATAEDAGQESVDKVTNRLDVVSAHGLVNETSDDSLAVDSLNLTVRLAAGSGAVNLEDTTIKYVSSTKAKNLVYKNSSSSDGSTLLNVSQYEDGYESGLNGTEFTAYAVDDNDDASFPVLNGQADRYEIVINASLVEENGAGLSTGDSIELDITSRSGGSTQAIFTMPQQLAGQDDNDPVPL, translated from the coding sequence ATGTTCGAAGACAACGACGCCGACCGTGGTCAGGTCGGTATCGGAACGCTCATCGTGTTCATCGCGATGGTCCTCGTCGCTGCGATCGCGGCCGGGGTCCTGGTGAACACGGCAGGCTTCCTCCAAGCGACCGCGGAGGACGCCGGCCAAGAGAGCGTCGACAAGGTGACGAATCGACTCGACGTGGTCAGTGCGCACGGCCTCGTCAACGAAACGAGTGACGACAGCCTCGCCGTCGACAGTCTTAACCTCACGGTTCGGCTCGCGGCCGGCTCTGGTGCAGTCAACCTCGAGGACACCACGATAAAGTACGTGAGTAGCACGAAGGCGAAGAACCTCGTCTACAAGAACTCCTCAAGCAGCGATGGAAGCACCTTACTCAACGTCTCACAGTATGAAGACGGCTACGAGAGCGGCCTCAACGGAACGGAGTTCACGGCGTATGCAGTCGATGATAACGACGACGCGTCGTTCCCGGTGCTGAACGGGCAGGCCGACCGCTACGAGATCGTGATCAACGCGTCGCTCGTCGAGGAGAACGGCGCGGGGCTTTCGACCGGTGACTCGATCGAACTCGACATCACCAGTCGCTCCGGCGGATCGACGCAGGCCATATTCACGATGCCCCAGCAACTCGCCGGACAGGACGACAACGATCCGGTGCCACTCTAA
- the cheY gene encoding chemotaxis protein CheY, whose amino-acid sequence MARTVLVVDDSAFMRNLLKQLLEEDHEVVGEAENGVEAVELYRELDPDVVTMDVVMPIRNGIEATAEIKSQDPTSSVIMCTSVGQEEKMREAVEAGADGYITKPFQKPNVLQAIDDVVGVEA is encoded by the coding sequence ATGGCACGCACCGTACTGGTGGTAGACGATTCGGCGTTTATGCGGAACCTCCTGAAGCAGTTACTCGAGGAGGACCACGAGGTCGTCGGCGAGGCCGAAAACGGCGTCGAGGCGGTGGAACTGTACCGCGAACTCGATCCCGACGTCGTCACGATGGACGTCGTGATGCCGATCCGCAACGGCATCGAAGCGACCGCCGAGATCAAATCGCAGGATCCGACGTCATCCGTCATTATGTGTACGTCCGTGGGTCAAGAAGAGAAGATGCGCGAGGCCGTGGAGGCGGGGGCGGACGGGTACATCACGAAGCCGTTTCAGAAGCCGAACGTCCTCCAAGCCATCGACGACGTGGTGGGCGTCGAGGCATGA
- a CDS encoding archaellin/type IV pilin N-terminal domain-containing protein, translated as MFEDNDADRGQVGIGTLIVFIAMVLVAAIAAGVLVNTAGFLQATAEDAGQESVDKVTNRLDVVSSHGLINESGGDLYVDSLNLTVRLAAGSGAVNIEDTTIKYVSSSKAENLIYKETGDGTLGPVHKYNSSDNYEGLNSTEFTAYSLNDNDDESFPVLNGQADRYEIVINASLVEENGAGLSTGDSIELDITSRSGGSTQVIYTMPQQLAGQDDNDPVAL; from the coding sequence ATGTTCGAAGACAACGACGCCGACCGTGGTCAGGTCGGTATCGGAACGCTCATCGTGTTCATCGCGATGGTCCTCGTCGCTGCGATCGCGGCCGGGGTCCTGGTGAACACGGCAGGCTTCCTCCAAGCGACCGCGGAGGACGCCGGCCAAGAGAGCGTCGACAAGGTGACGAATCGACTCGATGTCGTGAGTTCTCACGGCCTCATTAACGAATCAGGCGGCGATCTCTACGTCGACAGCCTCAACCTCACGGTTCGGCTCGCGGCGGGATCGGGTGCGGTCAACATCGAGGACACCACGATAAAGTACGTGAGTAGCTCGAAGGCGGAGAACCTCATCTACAAAGAGACAGGTGACGGAACGTTAGGTCCCGTTCACAAGTACAATTCCTCAGATAATTACGAGGGTCTCAACTCCACGGAGTTCACTGCCTACTCGCTGAACGACAACGACGACGAGTCGTTCCCGGTGCTGAACGGGCAGGCCGACCGCTACGAGATCGTGATCAACGCGTCGCTCGTCGAGGAGAACGGCGCAGGTCTCTCTACTGGAGACTCGATCGAACTCGACATCACCAGTCGGTCCGGCGGCTCCACGCAGGTCATCTACACGATGCCCCAGCAACTCGCCGGACAGGACGACAACGATCCGGTGGCACTCTGA
- a CDS encoding DUF7525 family protein: protein MDTAAASSDTGIGLTVLFAIVALFGVVGMFVAGLTGDQFVAALGFAAAVIAASLAVSATHLFG from the coding sequence ATGGATACTGCAGCCGCTAGCTCGGACACGGGAATCGGCCTGACCGTGCTCTTTGCGATCGTCGCGCTCTTCGGTGTCGTCGGAATGTTCGTCGCGGGACTCACCGGTGATCAGTTCGTCGCCGCCCTCGGCTTCGCAGCCGCCGTCATCGCCGCCTCGCTGGCCGTGTCGGCGACGCACCTGTTCGGGTAA
- a CDS encoding ArsR/SmtB family transcription factor produces MESDRTLAALGNEYNPDILRAADEAHSAQEFSEMLDIPIATCYRRIEELTGAGLLELHDRVLSDEHRRTNVYRRDIDEIVINFEGQDLNVQVTDRPEVKNKLDDVWRKISQE; encoded by the coding sequence ATGGAGTCTGACAGGACGCTCGCGGCGCTCGGGAACGAGTACAACCCCGATATCTTACGCGCTGCCGACGAAGCCCACTCGGCACAGGAGTTCAGTGAAATGCTCGATATTCCGATTGCGACGTGTTACCGTCGCATCGAAGAGCTCACGGGTGCCGGATTACTCGAACTACACGACCGCGTCCTTTCGGACGAACACCGCCGAACGAACGTCTACCGTCGCGATATCGACGAGATCGTCATCAATTTCGAGGGCCAAGATCTCAACGTGCAAGTGACCGACCGTCCCGAAGTGAAGAACAAACTCGACGACGTCTGGCGGAAAATTTCTCAAGAGTAG
- a CDS encoding DUF7500 family protein, with the protein MAPSDLPDDVPASAREEEGVVRPDDLDYTASERVAELSDGRYVVATDNDESPSVDENADDETVDDRGTLARQQMSRYLSERDSDYGFALTAAFDGEIKQHEGVSDDVATSFGDLVTWYVEQIDTEASPSEAIGILLLASETSVTYPTNTLAAVLRQHGLSLDDSISDLVDALQDHAFRIPAED; encoded by the coding sequence ATGGCTCCGTCGGATCTACCGGACGACGTTCCCGCGTCCGCACGCGAGGAAGAAGGCGTCGTCAGGCCCGACGATCTCGACTACACCGCCTCCGAGCGGGTCGCAGAGCTCTCCGACGGACGGTACGTTGTCGCGACCGATAACGACGAGTCGCCGTCAGTGGACGAAAATGCCGACGACGAGACCGTCGACGACAGAGGGACGCTCGCACGCCAGCAGATGAGCCGCTATCTTTCCGAACGCGACAGCGACTACGGGTTCGCGCTCACCGCGGCGTTCGACGGGGAGATCAAGCAACACGAGGGAGTATCCGACGACGTCGCGACATCGTTCGGAGATCTCGTGACGTGGTACGTCGAGCAGATCGACACGGAGGCCTCGCCGAGCGAAGCGATCGGAATACTGCTTCTCGCCTCGGAGACGTCGGTTACCTACCCGACAAACACGCTCGCAGCCGTTCTCCGGCAGCACGGCCTGTCGCTCGACGACTCGATTTCGGACCTCGTCGACGCGCTGCAGGACCACGCGTTTCGGATTCCGGCCGAGGACTAG
- a CDS encoding archaellin/type IV pilin N-terminal domain-containing protein, with protein MFDIFDEDERGQVGIGTLIVFIAMVLVAAIAAGVLVNTAGFLQATAEDAGQESVDKVTNRVDVINQHGTVGSNDDIANITMTVRLAAGSGAVDMDTTSIKYLSDSQVTTLTNSTDDMDYAAGNESQFNLTKVTDNDDSFGVLNSRDDRYEVTINASAIESGGAGEGLGTGEQIQLDITSQTGGTTQVILTMPQQLAGKDTGEPVQL; from the coding sequence ATGTTTGATATATTCGACGAAGACGAACGCGGTCAGGTCGGTATCGGCACGCTCATCGTATTCATCGCGATGGTTCTCGTCGCTGCGATCGCGGCGGGGGTTCTCGTGAACACTGCTGGCTTCTTGCAGGCGACCGCGGAGGACGCCGGCCAAGAGAGCGTCGACAAGGTCACGAACCGCGTCGACGTGATCAACCAGCACGGTACCGTTGGCAGCAATGACGACATCGCCAACATCACGATGACCGTCCGACTCGCCGCCGGATCGGGAGCGGTGGATATGGATACTACCTCAATCAAGTACCTCAGTGATAGCCAAGTGACGACGCTGACGAACAGTACTGACGATATGGACTACGCCGCAGGGAACGAAAGCCAGTTCAACCTCACGAAGGTCACAGACAACGACGACTCCTTCGGCGTTCTCAACAGCCGCGACGATCGCTACGAGGTGACGATCAATGCATCAGCGATCGAGAGCGGCGGTGCGGGCGAGGGACTCGGTACGGGCGAGCAGATTCAACTGGACATCACGAGCCAGACCGGCGGCACGACGCAGGTCATCCTGACGATGCCCCAGCAACTCGCCGGGAAAGACACCGGCGAACCGGTTCAGCTCTGA
- a CDS encoding universal stress protein, with protein sequence MYDRVLVPTDGSECADHAIDHALDIAAQYDAELRVLSVIDSRDVSHSAPAISPNQIEKTLRERAESVVEAVAERAEEAGVRVVTAVEAGIPDDVVVEYAEDSDCDLIVMGTHGRTGLERYLLGSVTERTVRRSSVPVLTVRGVNGEKGN encoded by the coding sequence ATGTACGACAGAGTTCTCGTTCCGACGGACGGCAGCGAGTGTGCGGACCACGCGATCGACCACGCGCTCGATATCGCGGCGCAGTACGACGCCGAACTGCGTGTCCTCTCGGTCATCGACTCGCGAGACGTGAGTCACAGCGCGCCGGCGATCAGTCCCAACCAGATCGAGAAGACGCTCCGCGAGCGCGCGGAATCGGTCGTCGAAGCGGTGGCCGAACGGGCCGAGGAGGCGGGCGTACGGGTCGTAACCGCCGTCGAAGCCGGCATCCCCGACGACGTCGTTGTCGAGTACGCCGAGGACAGCGACTGCGACCTGATCGTGATGGGCACGCACGGGCGGACCGGGCTCGAACGGTACCTACTCGGTAGCGTGACCGAACGAACCGTTCGCCGGTCGTCGGTCCCGGTGTTGACGGTTCGCGGCGTCAACGGCGAAAAGGGGAACTGA
- a CDS encoding SRPBCC family protein → MTVRVRRVFEFDAPPEAVWDFIADPAKRAESISVVDHHEVDEESGEATWYVRLPIPFVKSTARVATEDIARDAPNYVKFVGKSSVLRVTGEHTIESTENGTRLINEFVVDGRVPGVERFFERNLDAELENLERALRRAVEGE, encoded by the coding sequence ATGACGGTACGCGTCCGGCGGGTCTTCGAGTTCGACGCCCCGCCCGAAGCCGTGTGGGATTTCATCGCCGACCCGGCGAAACGCGCGGAGTCGATCAGCGTCGTCGATCACCACGAAGTCGACGAGGAGTCCGGCGAGGCCACGTGGTACGTTCGACTGCCTATCCCGTTCGTGAAATCGACCGCGCGCGTTGCGACCGAGGACATCGCTCGCGACGCCCCCAACTACGTCAAATTCGTCGGTAAATCCTCGGTGCTTCGCGTCACCGGCGAGCACACGATCGAATCGACGGAGAACGGGACGCGGTTGATCAACGAGTTCGTCGTCGACGGGCGAGTCCCGGGCGTCGAACGGTTTTTCGAGCGTAACCTTGACGCGGAGTTGGAGAACCTCGAACGCGCGCTTCGGCGCGCTGTCGAAGGCGAGTAA
- a CDS encoding archaellin/type IV pilin N-terminal domain-containing protein, giving the protein MKQLFNEDERGQVGIGTLIVFIAMVLVAAIAAGVLVNTAGFLQATAEDAGQESVDKVTNRVEVINQHGTVGLNDTISNMTLTVRLAAGSGAVDMDTTSIKYLSDNEVQTLTNSSDGMVDPAGNATQFNLTEVTDDDGSFGVLNSGNDRYEVTINASDIEGGYDYNGLNTGDKIQLDITSQTGGTTQVILTMPQQLAGKNTGEPVKL; this is encoded by the coding sequence ATGAAACAACTATTCAACGAAGACGAACGCGGTCAGGTCGGTATCGGTACGCTCATCGTGTTCATCGCGATGGTTCTCGTCGCTGCGATCGCGGCGGGAGTGCTCGTGAACACGGCAGGCTTCTTGCAGGCGACTGCCGAAGACGCCGGTCAAGAGAGCGTCGACAAGGTCACGAACCGCGTCGAAGTGATCAACCAGCACGGCACCGTCGGGCTGAACGATACGATCTCCAATATGACACTGACGGTCCGGCTCGCTGCTGGATCCGGTGCAGTGGATATGGATACCACTTCGATCAAGTATCTCAGCGACAACGAAGTCCAGACGCTGACGAACAGTTCGGACGGTATGGTGGATCCCGCGGGGAACGCCACGCAGTTCAACCTCACGGAGGTCACCGATGACGACGGATCCTTCGGCGTCCTCAACAGCGGGAACGACCGCTACGAGGTGACGATCAACGCGTCCGATATCGAGGGCGGATACGATTACAACGGCTTGAATACGGGCGATAAGATCCAACTGGACATCACGAGCCAGACCGGCGGCACGACGCAGGTCATCCTGACGATGCCCCAGCAACTCGCCGGGAAGAATACCGGCGAACCGGTCAAGCTCTGA
- a CDS encoding chemotaxis protein CheC encodes MNLDVQSLRTFSRLAHSGAEQAAGSLTTLTGFDARVAVTKVEMATRADVEREFRERDLVTVHIGFSGAIEGRTVLAFDRDRAVTLVDALVPGAADDPDSELATSGLKELGNIMLGGFIDGWADFLGEGIDITTPTYVELDAGRSLQDVVEESTFAASASATNGAATDSSTVNGSTNGSVTDEVATNGSMTNGSGADGVATNGSMADELATGAGEASAPIIDADHVLAFRNHLETVDEEAGFYIYMLPTRESVETIVDAAGNDDDAIPVETFTSFSQMISEGAGQASEDLTAMTGIETNVDVSRLSFVPVEGVPMELSDEARRGVVLEFSGTPSGYIAILFDRESAESVADALMPGMDADAAMRQSAIQEIGNIVTSGFLDGWANALETTIEISPPTYVDDIASAIVDPLVTELARTQDYAFLIDSAIATPDETFTCDIYALPDERELRAAFDQLASEAN; translated from the coding sequence ATGAACCTCGACGTCCAGTCGCTTCGGACGTTCAGTCGACTGGCTCACTCCGGAGCCGAACAGGCCGCGGGATCGCTCACGACGCTCACCGGGTTCGACGCCCGCGTCGCCGTCACCAAAGTCGAGATGGCGACCCGTGCAGACGTCGAGCGTGAGTTCCGCGAGCGCGACCTCGTCACCGTCCACATCGGCTTTTCGGGGGCCATCGAGGGACGAACCGTCCTCGCGTTCGACCGCGACCGCGCCGTCACGCTCGTCGACGCGCTCGTTCCCGGCGCGGCGGACGACCCCGACAGCGAGCTCGCGACGAGCGGCCTGAAAGAGCTGGGGAACATTATGCTCGGCGGCTTTATCGACGGCTGGGCGGACTTCCTCGGCGAGGGTATCGACATCACGACGCCGACGTACGTCGAGTTGGACGCCGGCCGATCGCTGCAGGACGTCGTCGAGGAGTCGACGTTCGCGGCGAGCGCTTCGGCGACGAACGGCGCGGCGACGGACTCCTCGACGGTGAACGGTTCGACGAACGGATCGGTAACGGACGAGGTGGCAACGAACGGATCGATGACGAACGGATCGGGGGCCGACGGTGTGGCAACGAACGGATCGATGGCGGACGAGCTAGCAACCGGCGCTGGAGAGGCCTCGGCACCGATTATCGACGCCGACCACGTTCTCGCGTTTCGAAACCACCTCGAAACCGTCGACGAGGAGGCCGGATTCTACATCTATATGCTGCCGACGCGCGAGTCCGTCGAGACGATCGTCGACGCCGCCGGGAACGACGACGACGCGATTCCCGTCGAGACGTTCACGTCGTTCTCGCAGATGATCTCGGAGGGAGCCGGCCAAGCCTCCGAGGATCTGACGGCGATGACCGGGATCGAGACGAACGTCGACGTGAGTCGGCTGAGTTTCGTCCCCGTCGAGGGCGTGCCGATGGAGTTGAGCGACGAGGCCAGACGCGGCGTCGTCTTGGAATTCAGCGGGACGCCGTCGGGATACATCGCGATCCTCTTCGATCGTGAGTCCGCAGAGAGCGTCGCCGACGCGCTGATGCCGGGAATGGACGCGGACGCCGCGATGCGACAGAGCGCGATACAGGAGATCGGCAACATCGTCACCTCCGGGTTCCTCGACGGCTGGGCGAACGCCTTAGAGACGACGATCGAGATCTCGCCGCCGACGTACGTCGACGACATCGCGTCGGCGATCGTCGATCCGCTGGTGACCGAACTCGCGCGGACGCAGGACTACGCGTTCCTCATCGATTCGGCGATCGCCACGCCCGACGAGACGTTCACCTGCGACATCTACGCGCTCCCGGACGAACGAGAGCTCCGGGCAGCCTTCGACCAACTCGCATCGGAGGCGAACTGA
- a CDS encoding LEA type 2 family protein: MWSILSLGGRVRTVIAALVVVGLLGGGAFAAGVIGAPSVAGVENTFGPVNETSTVIETDLTVSNPNPIGASLGGLTVEYDVLMNDVELASGTKEGVSVEKGNSTLNFTSTADNGQIPPWWVSHIRNGEQTTVTVDTAVTSGTLGRTIDPPNVTRQVETDLLSQFNSTETREVDANRALVSDPVLYINETSAQWGEVTDERTAMDLTFVMYNPKSYPIGVSELGYNITMNDVAMGEGSTESEYVIPPKSTETIEATVYINNENIDEWWVTHLERNQVTDLRIDFDARLQLSDTTVNIPLDSLTYTETIETDIFGTKPTDGDTSESSTEDGSSDNETETESSSSPTPTETEVPLDGTETQSDETTTGDETTTDDGGLLG; this comes from the coding sequence ATGTGGTCGATACTGTCGCTCGGCGGTCGAGTTCGCACTGTTATTGCCGCCCTCGTCGTCGTCGGCCTCCTCGGCGGCGGCGCGTTCGCGGCCGGCGTTATCGGCGCTCCGTCCGTCGCGGGCGTCGAGAACACGTTCGGCCCGGTCAACGAGACGTCGACGGTCATCGAAACGGATCTGACCGTCTCGAACCCGAACCCGATCGGTGCCTCACTCGGCGGTCTCACCGTCGAATACGACGTCCTGATGAACGATGTGGAACTCGCGAGCGGCACCAAAGAGGGCGTTTCGGTCGAGAAGGGTAACTCGACGCTGAACTTCACGTCGACGGCCGACAACGGGCAGATCCCGCCGTGGTGGGTCTCGCACATACGGAACGGCGAGCAGACCACCGTCACCGTCGACACCGCCGTTACCTCGGGGACACTCGGCCGAACGATCGACCCGCCGAACGTCACCCGACAGGTCGAGACGGATCTGCTCTCGCAGTTCAACTCGACGGAGACACGAGAAGTCGACGCGAACCGAGCGCTGGTGTCCGACCCCGTCCTCTACATCAACGAGACGAGCGCGCAGTGGGGCGAAGTGACGGACGAACGGACCGCGATGGACCTCACGTTCGTTATGTACAACCCCAAGTCCTACCCGATCGGCGTCAGCGAACTCGGATACAACATCACGATGAACGACGTCGCAATGGGCGAGGGGTCGACCGAGTCCGAATACGTCATCCCCCCGAAATCGACCGAGACCATCGAGGCGACGGTGTACATCAACAACGAGAACATCGACGAGTGGTGGGTGACCCACCTCGAACGGAACCAAGTGACCGACCTCCGGATCGACTTCGACGCGCGGTTGCAACTCTCCGATACGACCGTGAATATCCCGCTCGATTCGCTCACGTACACGGAGACGATCGAGACCGACATCTTCGGCACGAAACCGACAGACGGCGACACGAGCGAGAGTTCGACAGAGGATGGTAGCTCAGACAACGAGACGGAGACCGAGTCGTCGAGTTCGCCGACACCGACCGAAACCGAAGTCCCGTTAGACGGCACCGAGACTCAATCAGACGAGACGACAACGGGCGATGAAACGACGACCGACGACGGCGGTCTGCTCGGCTGA